Proteins encoded together in one Kutzneria kofuensis window:
- a CDS encoding ATP-binding protein, whose protein sequence is MAASDPDHPPGEHVVSTLRLTDVPATAAALTGVREQLTIWAVTSGLGDDQVDDVGLATYEAMANIVDHAYDHPGGVFDLHACRHDDQVTVTVTDHGRWKSREREAESRRGRGLLIIERTTREFELSPRAGGTTVCMGWSIPVDETNSGPATH, encoded by the coding sequence GTGGCCGCCTCGGACCCCGACCATCCTCCCGGCGAGCACGTGGTGTCCACCCTGCGGCTGACCGACGTGCCGGCCACCGCCGCCGCCCTGACCGGCGTCCGCGAGCAGTTGACGATATGGGCCGTCACTTCCGGGCTGGGCGACGACCAGGTCGACGACGTCGGGCTCGCCACCTACGAGGCGATGGCCAACATCGTCGACCATGCCTACGACCACCCCGGCGGCGTGTTCGACCTGCACGCCTGCCGACACGACGACCAGGTGACCGTCACGGTGACCGATCACGGTCGGTGGAAATCGCGGGAACGCGAAGCGGAGTCTCGGCGCGGTCGTGGGCTGCTGATCATCGAACGGACCACGCGCGAGTTCGAACTGAGCCCGCGCGCAGGCGGTACCACGGTGTGCATGGGCTGGTCGATCCCCGTCGACGAAACGAATTCGGGGCCGGCCACGCACTGA